TCAGTACTCAAATATTTTAAGCCACTATCATTAAGAGTAAGAACTATATTTTTACCTTTTTCTGAACTTTCTAATAATTTAATCGCTGCACATATATTTGCACCAGAAGAAAAACCTGCAAATACACCTTCTAATTTAGCTAATTTTCTTGATACATCAGTTGCTTCATCATCTGTTACCTGAATATAACCATCAATAAACTTTTTATCTATTAATGGTAAATCCATAGAATAACCTCCACCCTGTATTTTATGTCCTTGGTCAGTTATTTCTTTACCTGAATAAATTGCTGCTGTTGAAGGTTCAACTACATAGCATTTGATTGAAGAATTGTGCTTTTTAAGTCCTTTTGAACAACCAGCAAAAGTACTACCACTTCCAAGGAAATCTACAAATACATCAATATTTCCATCTAATTGTTCCCACATTTCTTCTGATGTATAATATTCATGTGCATGATTACAAGCTTCTAAATTAAATTGATCTGCTCTAAATGCATTTCTTTCTTTTGCAATTTTTTGAGCCTCAACTTCTACAAGTGCTAAATCTTCACCAGAAACTTGTCCATGAACTGAGTTAGGCATTTGGTCTACAAGAACTACTTCTGCTCCTAAAGCTTTCATCATTCTTGCTCTTTCCATAGAATTACCTTTTGACATACATGCAATGAACTTATAGCCTTTACATGCACAAGCTATTGCTAATCCTGTACCAGTATTTCCACTTGTTAATTCTACAACTGCTTGTCCTGGAACTAATAATCCTGCATTTTCTGCTTCTGTAATCATTTGTAATGCTACACGGTCCTTTTTGCTGAATCCTGGATTTAAATACTCCATCTTTGCATAAATATTACCCTCTACTCCAAATTCCTTTACTATTTTAGATAAGTGTAACATTGGAGTATTCCCTATTGCTTCTGTAACATTATTAAGTACATTCATCACAATTCCCCCTTAATCTATTAACTATAATCCGTTGAAAAACAACTGTTTATACATTATAATGTATATTACGGATGTACAGTATATTTAACATTTAATATATCATGCATTCGTAAAATAGATATAATGTTAAATAAATTATACATTCGTAAATTATATTTGTCAATAATTTACATTTTAAGGAGCATATATGAGTATTAATACTATTATTGCAAAAAATTTAAATCGCTTACGTAATGAACGTAATTTAAGTTTAGGTCAACTTGCTGAATTATCTGGTGTAAGTAAGGTCATGCTATCACAAATTGAAAAAGGTGATTCTAATCCCACAGTAAACACAATTTGGAAAATTGCAAATGGACTAAATGTACCATATACTGCAATACTTGACCAACCACAAGATAAAACTTTTATTGTTTCAAAATCTGACATAGATGTTCAAATTTCAGAAAATGAAGACTATCGTCTTTATTGTTATTATCCTAATACACCGACTAGAAATTTTGAATTATTTCAAATGGAACTAGAAGAAGGTCACAGTTATACATCTGTTGGTCATTCTGAAAAATCTCAAGAATACATTATGATTCTAGAAGGTCAGTTAGGATTAGAGGTAAATGATTCTATTTATCAACTTAAAGAAAATGACTCTATTTGTTTTTCAGCTGAATCAACACATACATACCATAATCAAGGGGAAAAAACATTGAAAGCAGTGATAATAAATTATTATCTAGTTTAAAGATATTGTTTAAATATAGAATAATGATTTTATCATATAAAAAGATAATTCTTTATAGATAGGATTTATCTTTTTTGTTTTCTTACACTCTTTTTTATAATTTATTGATGATGTTGCATAAATCTTATTACTACCTAATTTGTGAAACCTTAAAATCCAAGTAACTATTTTTCTAACTGAATAACTAAGGCTCTAGTTATCAGGTATTATATACTTTACACAAATCTTATCAGAACTTTATGAAAATACTTGTCCAATTTCTTTACAGCGAAGTGCTAAGTATTAGCAACTTCTCTATTTTTTTAACTTTCTACTGTCTCAGCTTTTTTCATTGCTATATTAATAGCTACTTCTTTAGCTACAGCATCAAGTTCATTCCATCTTCTTTTGTTTTCTTCATCAGAGATACGTGGATATATTATATAAACTTCTGTATTTTGATTAGCTATAATTTTCTCATCATATTCTATATCTTTTTCAGCATCATATTTAAATGGTTTAAATTGTTGTAGTATTTTCACAATATCACCCCTTATTATAAAATATGAGACTATAAACTTGTCTTATACTTAATATGTTGAGATGTATTTAATTTTAAAATTCTATATTAAAAAATTGAATCTAATAAAATCAATGTAAAATATATTTTATAAATAAAAAATAGAGTAGTTTAACCTACTCAATTATTCTCTAATTAATCAATATAAAATTATTGTTTTTGAATATTTATACCAACTTGTGATATAATAAAAGCAAGAAGAACTGCAATCTATTTAGCAGTAGAGTGGAGTTCATCATAAATGATGTTATTTGAATTTATGGAATTTGATTTTTAAATCAAACTCCCAACCACTCTTAGTGCCAGCTTTGAGTGGTTTTTTACGTTTCCTAAATAACTTACTTATTAAGTAAACTATATAACTAGCCAGAATACTGGCTAATATACTTAGTAAAAAATTATCCATACATAATCACCTCCCTTCTATACGTTAGGAGGATAATCTTTTGTATGAACTCCACTCTTAGATTGTAGATTATATCTTCTTGCTAAAACAATTATAACATATTATGGTAATCTAACTAATAAAAATGCTTACTTAAATGTTCTAATTTTAGTTATAAATTTTTCCAGTTTCTATATCTATAAAAAACCAACCAAAAGTACCATTACTATTTTTTGAATTGATTTTAACAGCATAAACATTACCACTATATATATCATCTCTAAAATCTATCATATCAACTACTAAGTTATTGATATTGACTTTATGTTTCTTAGCACATTCTTTTAATGCTATCTGTTTTGCCTGTTCTTCTGTTATACTTTCCTTCTTTTTATAATCATCAGGATTGCATACTTTCATATTGCCATTAACATCATATGTATAAACTTTACTCATATCATTTTTTTCTACACAGTATCTAACATCACCCTCTGCCCCTTGTTTGATATAAGCAAATGCATAGTACTCTTTTCCTGAAAAAGCAAAGTTTTTATCTAGTAGAAATATTAAATCTTCATCTTCTGAATAATTAGGCTCATAGTAAAACTTATTTACCCCTAGCAAT
This sequence is a window from Clostridioides difficile. Protein-coding genes within it:
- a CDS encoding cysteine synthase family protein; translation: MNVLNNVTEAIGNTPMLHLSKIVKEFGVEGNIYAKMEYLNPGFSKKDRVALQMITEAENAGLLVPGQAVVELTSGNTGTGLAIACACKGYKFIACMSKGNSMERARMMKALGAEVVLVDQMPNSVHGQVSGEDLALVEVEAQKIAKERNAFRADQFNLEACNHAHEYYTSEEMWEQLDGNIDVFVDFLGSGSTFAGCSKGLKKHNSSIKCYVVEPSTAAIYSGKEITDQGHKIQGGGYSMDLPLIDKKFIDGYIQVTDDEATDVSRKLAKLEGVFAGFSSGANICAAIKLLESSEKGKNIVLTLNDSGLKYLSTDLYEEL
- a CDS encoding XRE family transcriptional regulator, coding for MSINTIIAKNLNRLRNERNLSLGQLAELSGVSKVMLSQIEKGDSNPTVNTIWKIANGLNVPYTAILDQPQDKTFIVSKSDIDVQISENEDYRLYCYYPNTPTRNFELFQMELEEGHSYTSVGHSEKSQEYIMILEGQLGLEVNDSIYQLKENDSICFSAESTHTYHNQGEKTLKAVIINYYLV